One segment of Monomorium pharaonis isolate MP-MQ-018 chromosome 6, ASM1337386v2, whole genome shotgun sequence DNA contains the following:
- the LOC118646108 gene encoding uncharacterized protein LOC118646108 encodes MSDIMKWSPGKVAEKILDLTQNELTANIFLEQSINGEALLELSESDLKELQIKLGPRKIITKFLHELKCKSTVILENIPIDNLHKILQEEKNEEIIMFENTATSSQHLSQNIFNEITGSIGPNKVLSTKNLLEDHPQQFSSQSEANLNIFSRYGTVEKTLENHEQGVSILKAIRKGSFNESDRKALVRIVVAELILAQNNYYPPDKVKVSLASAIVSEFPLLKNNVTGCNGYEHYYDPKTRQGFIEFRLWTVRTKFSSQKKKYSSMKRKAQCLEKSSSVSNNDVVVLDKHVLEEKILWMKHKLPSDSNKELIKKCLKETFSNRRQWIISSGPVISNIFEKYPRLLDYNGEMIEQDFNIIYPNCEDNFLAKFPSYYTTKILGYIIKYRSDIMKKTNNLPVNDDALRALIALTLLLPPSNSLKKINADDPKNKDKKLQKRDKENILNTITEVPNPHLIKIFPKGTNLPYTEQNLRTETDGNVQPYIMCILGQEKNTFFVQGDEWFFMLPHRATPIAAFDLLFKLYQVLHVSYPLSLLNFYNFIESFIYLINVNPSNTVSSLHINICNVVEDAEVGEPSREV; translated from the exons CAATCTATCAATGGAGAAGCTCTCTTAGAGCTTTCAGAATCAGATTTAAAAGAACTACAAATTAAACTAGGACccagaaaaataataacaaagtttcttcatgaattaaaatgtaaatcaaCT GTAATATTGGAAAACATTCCCATTGATAATCtacataaaattctacaagaagaaaaaaatgaagaaattataatgtttgaaaatacTGCAACATCAAGTCAACatttatcacaaaatatattcaatgaaATAACCGGTTCTATTGGCCCAAATAAAGTACTTTccacaaaaaatttactagaaGATCATCCCCAACAGTTTTCATCACAATCAGAAgcgaatttaaatatattctcg cgCTATGGAACTGTGGAGAAAACACTTGAAAATCATGAGCAAGGTGTCTCTATATTGAAAGCTATTCGTAAAGGTTCTTTTAATGAATCTGATAGAAAAGCCCTTGTGCGTATCGTTGTGGCTGAGCTTATTTTAGCACAAAACAATTA TTATCCTCCAGATAAAGTCAAAGTATCACTTGCAAGTGCCATCGTTTCCGAATTTcctctattaaaaaataatgtgacAGGATGTAATGGTTAT gaACATTATTATGATCCCAAAACTAGACAAGGATTCATCGAATTTCGATTGTGGACAGTTCGCACAAAATTTTCCTCTCAAAAAAAGAAGTATTCTTCAATGAAAAGAAAAGCACAATGCTTGGAGAAAAGTTCCAGTGTTTCAAATAATGACGTAGTAGTACTCGACAAACATGTTTTGGAAGAAAAG atattgtGGATGAAACATAAGTTGCCATCTGATAGTAACAAAGAATTAATCAAGAAATGTCTCAAGGAAACTTTCTCAAATAGAAGACAATGGATTATAAGCTCTGGTCCtgttatatcaaatatttttgaaaaatatccgCGTCTTCTTGATTATAATGGTGAAATG atagaacaagattttaatattatttatccaaATTGTGAAGATAATTTCTTGGCCAAATTCCCTTCCTATTATACTACCAAAATTCTtggatatattataaaatatagatcaGATATAATGAAGAAAACCAACAATCTTCCTGTTAATGATG aCGCTTTACGAGCTTTGATTGCACTGACTCTCCTTTTGCCTccatcaaattctttaaaaaaaattaatgcagaCGATCCAAAAAATAAGGACAAGAAA ttacaaaaaagagataaggaaaacattttaaatactattacCGAAGTTCCAAATCctcatcttataaaaatttttccg AAAGGAACCAATCTTCCCTATACTGAGCAGAATTTAAGAACTGAGACGGATGGCAACGTGCAACCATATATTATGTGTATTCTAGGTCAAGAAAAGAACACTTTCTTTGTTCAGGGCGACGAGTGGTTTTTCATGCTTCCGCATCGAGCAACTCCAATTGCAGCATTTGAtctcttatttaaattgtatcaAGTGCTGCATGTTTCATATCCactttctcttttaaatttttataatttcattgaAAGCTTTATTTATCTGATTAATGTAAACCCATCAAATACTGTTTCTTcgttacatataaatatttgcaatgtTGTGGAAGATGCGGAAGTTGGAGAACCAAGTAGGGaggtttaa